A segment of the Hyphomicrobiales bacterium genome:
GACCCTCGTCGATCCGAGCACGGAATACGCGACGGCGTCCGCCCGCCGACCCGAAAAAGCCGAATGAGCCTGCGCGCGCTCGTCTTCAACATCGTCTTCTATCTCAACCTTGCCATCCTGCTCGTCTTCGGCAGTCCACTCCTCTTCGGCCCGCGGCGCTACGCCATGGTCGGGCTGAAATGCTGGGGCTGGACGACGATGTGGTGGCAGCGGGTCATCGTCGGCACCCGCGTCGAGGTCCGCGGTCGCGAGAACATTCCGCCGGGAGCCTTGCTGGTCGCCGCCAAGCATCAGTCGGCCTGGGAGACGATCACGCTGCATACGCTGTTCGCGGATCCTGCGATGGTGATGAAGGCCGAAATGACCTGGATCCCGGTGATGGGCTGGTTCGCGCGCAAGTTCCGCCTCACCTCCATCGACCGGTCGGCCAGCGCCAAGGCCATGCGGACGCTTCGCGCCGGCGCCAGGGAAGCGGTCGCCGCCGGGCGGCAGGTCATCATCTTTCCCGAGGGCACGCGCCGCGCGCCGGGCGCTCGGCCCGAATACAAGCCTGGCATCGTGCTTCTTTATGGCGACCTCGGCGTTCCCTGCCTGCCGGTCGCGCTCAATTCCGGACTCTATTGGCCGCGCCGCAAGCCTGCGCGCCATCCCGGAACCATCGTGGTGGAGATATTGCCGCCCATTCCTCCCGGCCTGTCTAAGGAGGATTTCCTGGCCCGCCTCAAAAAGGACATCGAAACCGCCAGCAACCGGCTGATCGCCGAGGCCGCCGCGTCAGAGAATCCGCCGCCCTTGCCGGATGTGGCACGCGAGGCGCTCAGGCAACGGGCGCAGGGCTGAAGCGCGACCCGAAGCCGGTTCGCGACCATTGAGAACAAAACAAAAACATTTAATTGACCGTAACCTGTTGTGACCATACTTTAGGAGGTGGCGACCGGCAGCGGAGTAGCGAGCGATGGCGGATAGACACACGCCGCAGCGCACGGCCATCGCCGAGCGCATCTGGAACGACAAATATCGTCTGAAACGTGACGACGGAACGCCGCTCGAGCGTAGCGTTTCGGAGACCTGGGCACGGGTGGCCAAGGCCGTCGCCGCCGCCGAGCCGGCCAAGCAGCGGGCAAGGTGGGCGCGGCGCTTCCGCGGCATGATGCAGGGCTACCGCTTTCTGCCCGCCGGCCGCATCCTTGCCGGCGCCGGCTCCAAGCGCCGGGTGACGCTCTTCAACTGCTTCGTCATGGGCACCATCCCCGACGATCTCGGCGGCATCTTCGAGAATCTCAAGGAAGCCGCCTTGACCATGCAGGCCGGCGGCGGCATCGGCCACGACTTCTCCACCCTGAGGCCGAAGGGGGCGCCGGTCAGAGGGGTCGGCGCGGACGCCTCCGGGCCGATCAGCTTCATGGACGTGTGGGACGCCATGTGCCGTACCATCAAGTCGGCCGGCGCCCGGCGCGGCGCCATGAT
Coding sequences within it:
- a CDS encoding lysophospholipid acyltransferase family protein, which translates into the protein MSLRALVFNIVFYLNLAILLVFGSPLLFGPRRYAMVGLKCWGWTTMWWQRVIVGTRVEVRGRENIPPGALLVAAKHQSAWETITLHTLFADPAMVMKAEMTWIPVMGWFARKFRLTSIDRSASAKAMRTLRAGAREAVAAGRQVIIFPEGTRRAPGARPEYKPGIVLLYGDLGVPCLPVALNSGLYWPRRKPARHPGTIVVEILPPIPPGLSKEDFLARLKKDIETASNRLIAEAAASENPPPLPDVAREALRQRAQG